Genomic window (Paraburkholderia phenazinium):
AGCCCAGATCGCGAAAGTCCGCCGCGCTGCGCGACGCGCGCAGGAATCCCACCAGCTCGCCAATGGCCGACTTGAACGCGAGCTTCTTGGTCGTGACGGCGGGGAAACCCTGCTGGAGATCGAAGCGTAGCATCGCGCCGGGCATGCTGATGGTGCGGATGCCAGTGCGATTTTCCTGCCACGTGCCGGTGTCGAGAATCGAGCGGACGAGGTCGAGGTATTGTTTCATTCGGGTTCCTTCGGCCCGGCGCCGAACGCCTGGGACTTTTTGCGACAAAACCCGATTCTAACAAGCGCGGGCGACGGGCGTCCGACGCGTCTCAGATGTGAGGCACCGAGGCCGGCTCGGCATGCGGCACGATGGGCTCGCCTTCCATATGGCGCATTCCATGCGCGCACAGCAGACGGTACAGCGTGACCCGCGAAATGCCCAGTTCCTGCGCCGCGTCGCCGAGGCGGCCGCGATGGCGCAACAGCGCCAGTTCGATAGCCTGCCGCTCCGCCGCTTCGCGTGCCTGGGCAAGCGAAACCGGCACGATCTCCACGTACTCCGCCAGCTCGAGATCGCGGGCCGTAATCGCGCGCCCTTCCGACATCACGATGGCGCGCCGCACCCGGTTGATCAGTTCGCGCACGTTGCCCGGCCAGCTGTAGTTGTGCAGCGCGGCGATCGCATCGGGCGCAAAGCCGCGCAAGCGGCGGCTTGCATCCTTTTTGAAACGTTCCAGCATGTGCCGCGCCAATAGTTCGATATCCTTACCACGTGCCCGCAACGGCGGTTCGTCGATCTGCAGCACGCACAGGCGGTGATACAGGTCCGAACGGAAACGCCCCTCGATCATCGCGGCATTCATATCGACGTGAGTGGCCGAGATGATGCGCACGTCGACGTCGATCGCGCCGTGGCCACCCAGCCGTTCGACCTTGCGCTCCTGCAGGAAGCGCAGCAGGCTCGCCTGGCTTTCGAGCGGCAGATCGCCGATTTCGTCGAGAAACAGGGTGCCACCGTTGGCGGCTTCAACCCGGCCGATCTTGCGCTGGTTGGCGCCCGTGAAAGCACCGCGCTCATAGCCGAACAGTTCGGATTGCAACAGATGCGGCGGAATCGCGCCGCAGTTGATCGGCACAAAAGGCGCGCTGCGGCGCGACGAACGCTCGTGGATCGCCACCGCCGTGAGTTCCTTGCCGGTACCCGATTCGCCCGAGATAAACACCGGCGCATCGGTCATCGCCACCTTGCGGATCGAGCGGAACAGAGCGAGCATCGCGTCGCACGAACCGACCATTTCGCCCTCGGTGCCGCTCGGCGAGGCGTCGTTCGAGGCAGACTCGCCGAGCGAGATCATGCCGTAGGCGTGTCCCACCGAGTCGACGATCCTGTCGCCCGAGTACGGCACCGTTACGTAATCGAAACAGTAGTCGCGCACGAGCCGGCGCAGCGCGGCGTCCTGCAGTTGGCCGGGCATGGTCGCGGCGACCCAGCCGACGTTCGGCATCGTCAGGCACGATTCGAACGCAGCGATCTCATGTTGCTGGAAATGGCTCGACAGATCGAGCAAACCGCCCGCGGCCATACCGGCGCGAACGGCACGACGGACATCGCGCGCCGAACCCACCACTTCGACGTGCCAGCCGCGCTGGTGAAACCGCGTATTCAATTCCGCGCTAGGGTCACGCGAAACGTAAATCAGTTGCCGCGTTGCGGGTTCCATTATTCAGATCCTCTCGTCAACGAACGTTAAGGATGACGGCACGCACCTGAACAAGTTTCAGACACGTTGACTCAGCTCGGGATTCGCGCATAGCAAAAACCGAACGGCCATTCCATTCCGTGCGGACAGCTGATCCCCGAAAAGCGGCGTGTGTGATTGAGACGGCCCAGCTTCAGGCTTTTTTTAAATGTGACTCTGTTTTCGAGAGCTTACTATACGCGCGCCGCTTCGAAAACAAATATGCGAATTTAATCGCCTCGGACGCCGCTCAGCAAGGCTGGGCGGGCGTTGCACAAGTCTACGTATTCTGAATAAAACGTTTCCAGGAAGGCCGGCTACGTATCTACCCTGGCCTTTCGCGTACCGACGCTAATTGCGATTTATCGGTATTTCCTGCCACCCGTTTCAGGGCTGAAACGTTTTTGCCGCATTTTTGCGGATTCCCTTCTCACTGCTTACCTCACACCCAGACGCATCAACGGATTGCGCCTCATGGCACATGTTTCGCTAAAAGTCCTGCACCAAGGAGACACACCATGCGACTCGCTTTCCGCATCGACTTGCGCCACTTCCGGCCTCACGCCGCAATCTGCGCCGCATTGCTGATTGGTGCACTGCCCCCTGCCGTCAATGCACAGGAACCCGTCACTGCCAGTTCCCCCGATACCGGGTCCGTCACCCTCGCGAGCGTGACGCCCGCAGCGGCGACGGCCCCGGATACCGCGGCGGCCGATCCAGCCAACACCGCGAATCCCGCTGCCCAGCCCAGCGATCTCGCCGGCGACGCGCTGAGCATCCCGGCCGACGCGGTCGCGGCGAACGATCTGGTGCTCGACGATCAGGCGTTGTCGCAACAGCGCGGCGGCTTCGGCGGCATGGTGATGGTCGCCGCCACGCCGCAACTGATGCGCAGCAGCAACAACGGCGGCAACGGCGTGACGCTGTGGGACGAAATCGCCCCGCCCTCGCCGCTGCCGATTCCCGTCGACGTGGCCCGCTCGGCACAGGGCAACGTGACCACCTATCAGCGCAATTAGCTGAACGACGC
Coding sequences:
- a CDS encoding sigma-54 dependent transcriptional regulator, with amino-acid sequence MEPATRQLIYVSRDPSAELNTRFHQRGWHVEVVGSARDVRRAVRAGMAAGGLLDLSSHFQQHEIAAFESCLTMPNVGWVAATMPGQLQDAALRRLVRDYCFDYVTVPYSGDRIVDSVGHAYGMISLGESASNDASPSGTEGEMVGSCDAMLALFRSIRKVAMTDAPVFISGESGTGKELTAVAIHERSSRRSAPFVPINCGAIPPHLLQSELFGYERGAFTGANQRKIGRVEAANGGTLFLDEIGDLPLESQASLLRFLQERKVERLGGHGAIDVDVRIISATHVDMNAAMIEGRFRSDLYHRLCVLQIDEPPLRARGKDIELLARHMLERFKKDASRRLRGFAPDAIAALHNYSWPGNVRELINRVRRAIVMSEGRAITARDLELAEYVEIVPVSLAQAREAAERQAIELALLRHRGRLGDAAQELGISRVTLYRLLCAHGMRHMEGEPIVPHAEPASVPHI